A single window of Alkalispirochaeta americana DNA harbors:
- a CDS encoding DUF4037 domain-containing protein, producing the protein MDAILRTTNEQILGVLQGWDSLEALSVLRFGTDRYDPSFFISYDVYHRGPIPEPGEREQLFTFAVSFESTRDGEKDRIMVEDIPVRLEYKPVDQVDRLVLAASDGGAAEASVTSTYGFFRLLQATAILERGDWLRSTRKTLQYLPDAFWAARIAAYQARMDHVLADLTSAAYAGEALFYQLSLAAFLEALSSLLFAVNREFEPPGRTLQESLLALPVLPEEFETRLAYLLRSDVAISDTRRREIARLITLSALRLS; encoded by the coding sequence ATGGATGCAATTCTCCGTACTACCAACGAACAAATCCTGGGGGTGCTTCAGGGGTGGGATTCCCTGGAGGCGCTCTCGGTGCTCCGTTTTGGAACTGACCGTTACGACCCCAGTTTTTTTATCAGCTACGATGTGTACCACCGGGGGCCAATTCCGGAACCGGGGGAGCGGGAGCAGCTTTTTACCTTTGCTGTCAGTTTTGAATCCACCCGGGACGGCGAGAAGGACCGGATTATGGTGGAGGATATTCCCGTCAGGCTTGAGTACAAGCCTGTGGACCAGGTAGACCGCCTCGTCCTGGCTGCTTCCGATGGCGGTGCAGCTGAAGCTTCAGTCACCTCGACCTACGGGTTTTTCCGTCTCCTCCAGGCTACAGCGATCCTGGAACGGGGAGACTGGCTTCGTTCCACCCGAAAGACCCTGCAGTATCTTCCCGATGCCTTCTGGGCCGCCCGGATAGCTGCCTATCAGGCCCGGATGGACCATGTCCTGGCCGATCTCACCAGTGCAGCCTACGCGGGGGAGGCGCTCTTTTACCAGCTTTCCCTGGCGGCCTTCCTGGAGGCTCTCTCGTCGCTCCTCTTCGCTGTAAACCGGGAGTTTGAACCGCCGGGGCGTACGCTTCAGGAATCGCTCCTGGCGCTGCCGGTTCTTCCCGAAGAGTTCGAGACCCGCCTGGCGTATCTGTTGCGTTCCGATGTGGCTATAAGCGATACCCGCAGAAGGGAGATCGCCCGGCTGATCACCCTGAGTGCTCTTCGTCTCTCCTGA
- a CDS encoding diguanylate cyclase — protein MKELPESVQNRLQELADTFLARLPGDLRALQAQIDQSQAGNQEALRGLRLGVHRLAGSAATFCFEQLGQEARRVEERVEQDLLREDQGPSQQTVEAFDAFLAMAREMLSEEPCAAGEDRADQTPQEAASPVEVETNRVVVLLGSVPGIPEDFAEQMAVFRFALLLVPEIDLLPEVCGLRLGDCPDTCRTMAVVASLEYFSEDVRRLQVISRLQKRYDQRLVFALVGKNDDFSSRLRSVRYGASMFLPVPLEMASFVERLDSAMRSDREDPYHILIIDDDPEQVSDTALILQEAGMVTSVVTDPSNIFRVLVEYRPELIVMDMYMPECTGAELTRIIRQNESFVGVPILYLSVEQDTGKQIEALCSGGDGFFVKPVIPEHFVTSIRVRASRTRAMRFYMERDSLTGLLNHTNLKEHLHQEVQRARRIGLSLTFVMIDLDHFKEVNDRYGHLAGDRVLKSLSRLLRERLRRSDTIGRYGGEEFGVILFDTDASWAETIMEEIRQDFSILRQSDGSREFMVTLSCGIADFPRFSSAAALNEAADRALYLAKEKGRNRTMIART, from the coding sequence ATGAAGGAGCTCCCCGAGAGTGTCCAGAACAGATTGCAGGAGTTGGCCGATACCTTTCTGGCCAGGCTTCCCGGAGATCTCCGGGCCCTTCAGGCCCAGATAGATCAATCCCAGGCGGGAAACCAGGAAGCCCTGCGGGGGCTCCGGCTGGGAGTGCATCGTCTTGCCGGGAGCGCCGCCACCTTTTGTTTCGAGCAGCTGGGGCAGGAAGCCCGGAGGGTTGAGGAACGGGTAGAGCAGGATCTCCTGCGTGAAGATCAAGGCCCCTCGCAACAGACCGTCGAGGCTTTCGATGCCTTCCTGGCGATGGCCCGGGAGATGCTGAGCGAGGAGCCCTGTGCTGCAGGGGAGGATCGGGCCGATCAGACTCCCCAGGAGGCAGCCTCTCCGGTCGAGGTGGAGACAAACCGGGTGGTAGTTCTTCTGGGGAGTGTCCCGGGAATACCCGAGGATTTTGCGGAGCAGATGGCAGTTTTCCGCTTTGCCCTCCTCCTGGTGCCCGAGATTGATCTGCTTCCCGAAGTATGTGGACTGCGTCTGGGCGACTGCCCCGACACCTGCCGCACCATGGCTGTGGTGGCAAGTCTCGAGTATTTCTCCGAGGATGTTCGTCGGCTTCAGGTGATCTCCCGGCTTCAGAAGCGCTACGATCAGAGGTTGGTCTTTGCCCTGGTCGGTAAAAACGATGATTTTTCGAGCCGGCTTCGATCTGTGCGGTACGGTGCCAGCATGTTTTTGCCGGTTCCTCTCGAGATGGCCTCCTTCGTGGAACGCCTGGACAGTGCCATGAGGAGTGATCGCGAGGACCCCTACCACATTCTCATCATCGACGACGACCCTGAGCAGGTTTCTGACACGGCCCTGATTCTGCAAGAGGCTGGCATGGTTACTTCGGTTGTGACAGACCCCAGCAATATTTTCCGCGTCCTTGTGGAGTACCGGCCCGAACTGATCGTCATGGATATGTACATGCCAGAGTGCACCGGGGCAGAGCTCACCAGGATCATTCGTCAGAACGAGAGTTTTGTAGGGGTTCCCATCCTCTATCTTTCGGTTGAGCAGGACACGGGAAAACAAATTGAAGCTCTGTGCAGCGGCGGCGATGGATTTTTCGTGAAGCCTGTTATTCCCGAGCATTTTGTCACATCGATCCGTGTCAGGGCTTCCCGGACCAGGGCGATGCGGTTCTATATGGAACGGGATTCTCTCACAGGTCTTCTAAACCACACAAACTTGAAAGAACATCTACACCAGGAGGTCCAGCGGGCGCGTCGTATCGGGCTCTCTCTCACATTTGTCATGATCGACCTGGATCATTTCAAAGAGGTGAACGATCGCTATGGCCATCTGGCGGGAGATCGGGTGTTAAAGAGTCTTTCCCGGCTCTTGCGGGAGCGGCTGCGGCGTAGCGACACCATAGGTCGCTATGGAGGAGAGGAGTTCGGGGTGATTCTCTTTGATACCGATGCCTCCTGGGCCGAGACAATTATGGAGGAAATCCGACAGGATTTTTCCATTCTGCGTCAAAGCGATGGATCCAGGGAGTTTATGGTCACCCTGAGTTGCGGGATAGCTGATTTCCCCCGTTTCTCCTCGGCAGCCGCACTGAATGAAGCAGCCGACAGAGCGTTGTATCTGGCCAAGGAAAAGGGCCGAAACCGCACTATGATCGCCCGGACATAA
- the queG gene encoding tRNA epoxyqueuosine(34) reductase QueG, protein MVDDELRELARQEGLKCLAVMDARSAPEKEEEVFRQWLSQGRHGTMKWMERHAEMRYRPQGLLPGCRSMIFVGFNYYQPLPRAPDKPAGRVARYAWGRDYHKELGKRLRRVVRALQGRYPHHHFRSWTDATPLAERYYAELAGLGFSGRNNLIIHRRFGSWFFLGEILSTLKFREHRPSRDCSSSATATRTRTCPDRCSRCIDSCPTRALMEPHRIDASRCISYLTIEYQGVIGPDLARSLGDWVFGCDLCQERCPFNQGVPSTGIEGFLQHRGGSFLLLRDLLSLREEDMLARFAGSPLMRAGRTRLVRNACIAAANSGALDLLPQLRVLREDADEIIAAQAEQAITALEGY, encoded by the coding sequence ATGGTTGATGATGAGCTCCGGGAGCTGGCTCGCCAGGAGGGACTTAAGTGTCTTGCTGTGATGGATGCCCGGTCAGCGCCGGAAAAGGAAGAGGAGGTCTTCAGACAATGGCTGTCCCAGGGAAGGCACGGGACGATGAAATGGATGGAGCGCCACGCCGAAATGAGATATCGACCTCAGGGACTGCTCCCGGGGTGTCGATCGATGATTTTTGTGGGGTTCAACTACTATCAGCCGCTACCTCGGGCACCGGACAAACCGGCTGGACGGGTTGCTCGTTACGCCTGGGGAAGAGATTATCACAAAGAGCTGGGCAAACGGCTCCGGAGAGTTGTGCGGGCTCTGCAGGGGCGGTATCCCCACCATCATTTTCGCAGCTGGACCGATGCAACGCCTCTGGCAGAACGGTACTACGCGGAGTTGGCAGGGTTGGGGTTTTCCGGCAGAAACAATCTGATTATCCATCGGCGCTTTGGAAGCTGGTTTTTTCTGGGGGAAATCCTCTCGACGTTGAAATTCCGGGAGCATCGGCCCTCTCGGGATTGTTCCTCTTCTGCTACTGCTACTCGCACCAGGACTTGCCCCGATCGGTGCTCCCGGTGCATCGATTCGTGTCCTACCCGGGCCTTAATGGAACCGCACCGGATCGACGCCAGCCGTTGCATATCCTACCTCACCATCGAATACCAGGGAGTTATCGGTCCCGATCTCGCCCGTTCCCTGGGAGATTGGGTTTTCGGGTGCGACCTTTGTCAGGAACGGTGTCCCTTCAATCAAGGGGTCCCTTCCACCGGGATAGAGGGGTTTTTGCAGCATCGCGGGGGGAGCTTCCTCTTGCTGAGAGATCTTTTGTCCCTGCGGGAGGAGGATATGCTCGCCCGCTTCGCCGGAAGTCCTCTTATGCGGGCAGGGCGAACCAGGCTGGTTCGCAACGCATGCATCGCAGCGGCCAACTCCGGGGCGCTGGATCTTCTTCCCCAGTTGCGGGTATTGCGGGAAGACGCCGACGAGATTATTGCGGCTCAGGCAGAACAGGCAATTACCGCGCTGGAGGGATATTAA